The following are encoded together in the Heliangelus exortis chromosome 15, bHelExo1.hap1, whole genome shotgun sequence genome:
- the PDLIM7 gene encoding PDZ and LIM domain protein 7 isoform X4 has protein sequence MGDMESYKVMLNGPAPWGFRLQGGKDFSMPLSISRLTPGGKAAQAGVGVGDWVLYIDGESTSSMTHIEAQNRIRACGDRLCLTLSRAQNNLGKPQKHRPQQNSSALRVRLSSEPTARAGDETRDVRAPGAHLHPPAQWVLSLDKQPPQLVEPPSTPVYDPLKLRMIEDAEDWQPRTGTSQSRSFLKLARLTGTDGLEGGEDELDKKPRDACGPDWGTSEQWQPPQPLESPSTPVYDPGKLRLIEDAEDWKPSAWTSQSRSFRKLARLVGADSMEDHEDELDKNPRDAHGSVWGTGEQWQPPQVVEPPSTPVCDPGKLRLIEDAEDWQPRTGTSQSRSFRKLARLTGTDGLEDHEDVFVKKPSQVSVPDPSLGAAMKTEPGLAPRTPAATPGPASRPPWAVDPSFAERYAPDKTSTVVSKHSQPATPTPMQNRSSIVQAAQQTPEGSGRTPLCYKCNKVIRGRYLVALGHYYHPEEFICCQCRKVLDEGGFFEEKGSIFCPKCYDTRYAPSCAKCKKKITGEVMHALKMTWHVQCFTCAACKTPIRNRAFYMEEGQPYCERDYEKMFGTKCRGCDFKIDAGDRFLEALGFSWHDTCFVCAICQTNLEGKTFYSKKDKPLCKSHAFSHV, from the exons ATGGGTGACATGGAGTCCTACAAGGTGATGCTGAATGGACCGGCGCCCTGGGGCttcaggctgcagggagggaaggatttCAGCATGCCACTCTCCATCTCCAGG CTGACACCGGGTGGGAAAGCGGCCCAGGCTGGCGTGGGAGTGGGTGACTGGGTGCTGTACATCGACGGGGAGAGCACCAGCTCCATGACACACATCGAAGCCCAGAACAGGATCCGTGCCTGTGGGGACAGGCTCTGCCTCACCCTGAGCAG AGCCCAGAACAACCTGGGGAAGCCACAGAAG CACCGCCCTCAACAAAACAGCTCGGCCCTTCGGGTCCGGCTCTCCTCCGAACCCACAGCCCGGGCTGGTGACGAAACCCGTGACGTACGCGCCCCCGGCGCCCACCTGCACCCCCCAGCACAATGG GTGCTGAGCCTTGACAA GCAGCCCCCACAGCTGGTGGAGCCCCCCAGCACTCCTGTTTACGACCCCCTGAAGTTGCGGATGATAGAGGACGCTGAGGACTGGCAGCCCCGCACCGGGACCTCCCAGTCCCGCTCCTTCCTCAAACTGGCCCGGCTGACGGGCACAGATGGCT TGGAAGGTGGTGAGGATGAGCTTGATAAAAAGCCGAG GGATGCCTGTGGGCCTGACTGGGGCACGAGTGAGCAGTG GCAGCCCCCACAGCCACTGGAGTCCCCCAGCACCCCGGTGTATGACCCTGGGAAGTTGCGGCTGATAGAGGATGCTGAGGACTGGAAGCCCAGTGCCTGGACCTCCCAGTCCCGCTCCTTCCGCAAACTGGCCCGGCTGGTGGGCGCAGACAGCA TGGAAGATCATGAGGATGAGCTTGATAAAAACCCGAG GGATGCCCATGGGTCCGTCTGGGGCACAGGGGAGCAGTG GCAGCCCCCGCAAGTGGTggagccccccagcacccctgtgTGTGACCCCGGGAAGTTGCGGCTGATAGAGGATGCTGAGGACTGGCAGCCCCGCACCGGGACCTCCCAGTCCCGCTCCTTCCGCAAACTGGCCCGGCTGACGGGCACAGACGGCT TGGAGGATCATGAGGATGTGTTTGTTAAAAAGCCGAG CCAGGTCTCTGTGCCAGACCCTTCCCTGGGAGCAGCAATGAAGACTGAGCCAGGACTGG CCCCCAGGacccctgctgccacccctggACCTGCCAGTCGCCCACCCTGGGCTGTGGACCCTTCGTTTGCTGAACGTTACGCCCCGGACAAGACAAGCACGGTGGTGAGCAAGCACAGCCAGCCAGCCACACCAACCCCCATGCAGAACCGCAGCTCCATCGTGCAGGCAGCCCAGCAAACCCCAGAAGGGTCTGGCCGCACACCCCTCTGCTACAAGTGCAACAAGGTCATCAG gggaCGCTACCTCGTGGCCCTGGGACATTATTACCACCCCGAGGAGTTCATCTGCTGCCAGTGTAGGAAGGTGTTGGATGAAGGTGGCTTCTTTGAGGAGAAAGGCTCCATCTTCTGCCCCAAGTGCTATGACACGCGCTACGCACCCAGCTGTGCCAAGTGCAAGAAGAAGATCACTGGG GAGGTCATGCATGCACTGAAGATGACCTGGCACGTGCAGTGTTTCACATGTGCTGCCTGCAAAACTCCCATCCGCAACCGTGCTTTCTACATGGAGGAGGGACAGCCCTACTGTGAGAGAG ACTATGAGAAGATGTTTGGCACCAAGTGCCGTGGCTGTGACTTCAAGATCGATGCTGGGGACCGGTTCCTGGAGGCGCTGGGGTTCAGCTGGCACGACACGTGCTTCGTCTGTGCG ATCTGCCAGACTAACCTGGAAGGGAAGACCTTCTACTCCAAGAAGGACAAGCCACTCTGCAAGAGCCATGCTTTCTCCCACGTGTGA
- the PDLIM7 gene encoding PDZ and LIM domain protein 7 isoform X2 has translation MGDMESYKVMLNGPAPWGFRLQGGKDFSMPLSISRLTPGGKAAQAGVGVGDWVLYIDGESTSSMTHIEAQNRIRACGDRLCLTLSRAQNNLGKPQKHRPQQNSSALRVRLSSEPTARAGDETRDVRAPGAHLHPPAQWVLSLDKQPPQLVEPPSTPVYDPLKLRMIEDAEDWQPRTGTSQSRSFLKLARLTGTDGLEDHEDVFVKKPRDAHGSVWGTGEQWQPPQVVEPPSTPVCDPVKLRLIEDAEDWQPRTGTSQSRSFRKLARLTGTDSLEGGEDELDKKPRQPPQPLESPSTPVYDPGKLRLIEDAEDWKPSAWTSQSRSFRKLARLVGADSMEDHEDELDKNPRDAHGSVWGTGEQWQPPQVVEPPSTPVCDPGKLRLIEDAEDWQPRTGTSQSRSFRKLARLTGTDGLEDHEDVFVKKPSQVSVPDPSLGAAMKTEPGLAPRTPAATPGPASRPPWAVDPSFAERYAPDKTSTVVSKHSQPATPTPMQNRSSIVQAAQQTPEGSGRTPLCYKCNKVIRGRYLVALGHYYHPEEFICCQCRKVLDEGGFFEEKGSIFCPKCYDTRYAPSCAKCKKKITGEVMHALKMTWHVQCFTCAACKTPIRNRAFYMEEGQPYCERDYEKMFGTKCRGCDFKIDAGDRFLEALGFSWHDTCFVCAICQTNLEGKTFYSKKDKPLCKSHAFSHV, from the exons ATGGGTGACATGGAGTCCTACAAGGTGATGCTGAATGGACCGGCGCCCTGGGGCttcaggctgcagggagggaaggatttCAGCATGCCACTCTCCATCTCCAGG CTGACACCGGGTGGGAAAGCGGCCCAGGCTGGCGTGGGAGTGGGTGACTGGGTGCTGTACATCGACGGGGAGAGCACCAGCTCCATGACACACATCGAAGCCCAGAACAGGATCCGTGCCTGTGGGGACAGGCTCTGCCTCACCCTGAGCAG AGCCCAGAACAACCTGGGGAAGCCACAGAAG CACCGCCCTCAACAAAACAGCTCGGCCCTTCGGGTCCGGCTCTCCTCCGAACCCACAGCCCGGGCTGGTGACGAAACCCGTGACGTACGCGCCCCCGGCGCCCACCTGCACCCCCCAGCACAATGG GTGCTGAGCCTTGACAA GCAGCCCCCACAGCTGGTGGAGCCCCCCAGCACTCCTGTTTACGACCCCCTGAAGTTGCGGATGATAGAGGACGCTGAGGACTGGCAGCCCCGCACCGGGACCTCCCAGTCCCGCTCCTTCCTCAAACTGGCCCGGCTGACGGGCACAGATGGCT TGGAGGATCACGAGGATGTGTTTGTTAAAAAGCCGAG GGATGCCCATGGGTCCGTCTGGGGCACAGGGGAGCAGTG GCAGCCCCCGCAAGTGGTggagccccccagcacccctgtgTGTGACCCTGTGAAGTTGCGGCTGATAGAGGATGCTGAGGACTGGCAGCCCCGCACCGGGACCTCCCAGTCCCGCTCCTTCCGCAAACTGGCCCGGCTGACGGGCACAGACAGCT TGGAAGGTGGTGAGGATGAGCTTGATAAAAAGCCGAG GCAGCCCCCACAGCCACTGGAGTCCCCCAGCACCCCGGTGTATGACCCTGGGAAGTTGCGGCTGATAGAGGATGCTGAGGACTGGAAGCCCAGTGCCTGGACCTCCCAGTCCCGCTCCTTCCGCAAACTGGCCCGGCTGGTGGGCGCAGACAGCA TGGAAGATCATGAGGATGAGCTTGATAAAAACCCGAG GGATGCCCATGGGTCCGTCTGGGGCACAGGGGAGCAGTG GCAGCCCCCGCAAGTGGTggagccccccagcacccctgtgTGTGACCCCGGGAAGTTGCGGCTGATAGAGGATGCTGAGGACTGGCAGCCCCGCACCGGGACCTCCCAGTCCCGCTCCTTCCGCAAACTGGCCCGGCTGACGGGCACAGACGGCT TGGAGGATCATGAGGATGTGTTTGTTAAAAAGCCGAG CCAGGTCTCTGTGCCAGACCCTTCCCTGGGAGCAGCAATGAAGACTGAGCCAGGACTGG CCCCCAGGacccctgctgccacccctggACCTGCCAGTCGCCCACCCTGGGCTGTGGACCCTTCGTTTGCTGAACGTTACGCCCCGGACAAGACAAGCACGGTGGTGAGCAAGCACAGCCAGCCAGCCACACCAACCCCCATGCAGAACCGCAGCTCCATCGTGCAGGCAGCCCAGCAAACCCCAGAAGGGTCTGGCCGCACACCCCTCTGCTACAAGTGCAACAAGGTCATCAG gggaCGCTACCTCGTGGCCCTGGGACATTATTACCACCCCGAGGAGTTCATCTGCTGCCAGTGTAGGAAGGTGTTGGATGAAGGTGGCTTCTTTGAGGAGAAAGGCTCCATCTTCTGCCCCAAGTGCTATGACACGCGCTACGCACCCAGCTGTGCCAAGTGCAAGAAGAAGATCACTGGG GAGGTCATGCATGCACTGAAGATGACCTGGCACGTGCAGTGTTTCACATGTGCTGCCTGCAAAACTCCCATCCGCAACCGTGCTTTCTACATGGAGGAGGGACAGCCCTACTGTGAGAGAG ACTATGAGAAGATGTTTGGCACCAAGTGCCGTGGCTGTGACTTCAAGATCGATGCTGGGGACCGGTTCCTGGAGGCGCTGGGGTTCAGCTGGCACGACACGTGCTTCGTCTGTGCG ATCTGCCAGACTAACCTGGAAGGGAAGACCTTCTACTCCAAGAAGGACAAGCCACTCTGCAAGAGCCATGCTTTCTCCCACGTGTGA
- the PDLIM7 gene encoding PDZ and LIM domain protein 7 isoform X13 encodes MGDMESYKVMLNGPAPWGFRLQGGKDFSMPLSISRLTPGGKAAQAGVGVGDWVLYIDGESTSSMTHIEAQNRIRACGDRLCLTLSRAQNNLGKPQKVSVPDPSLGAAMKTEPGLAPRTPAATPGPASRPPWAVDPSFAERYAPDKTSTVVSKHSQPATPTPMQNRSSIVQAAQQTPEGSGRTPLCYKCNKVIRGRYLVALGHYYHPEEFICCQCRKVLDEGGFFEEKGSIFCPKCYDTRYAPSCAKCKKKITGEVMHALKMTWHVQCFTCAACKTPIRNRAFYMEEGQPYCERDYEKMFGTKCRGCDFKIDAGDRFLEALGFSWHDTCFVCAICQTNLEGKTFYSKKDKPLCKSHAFSHV; translated from the exons ATGGGTGACATGGAGTCCTACAAGGTGATGCTGAATGGACCGGCGCCCTGGGGCttcaggctgcagggagggaaggatttCAGCATGCCACTCTCCATCTCCAGG CTGACACCGGGTGGGAAAGCGGCCCAGGCTGGCGTGGGAGTGGGTGACTGGGTGCTGTACATCGACGGGGAGAGCACCAGCTCCATGACACACATCGAAGCCCAGAACAGGATCCGTGCCTGTGGGGACAGGCTCTGCCTCACCCTGAGCAG AGCCCAGAACAACCTGGGGAAGCCACAGAAG GTCTCTGTGCCAGACCCTTCCCTGGGAGCAGCAATGAAGACTGAGCCAGGACTGG CCCCCAGGacccctgctgccacccctggACCTGCCAGTCGCCCACCCTGGGCTGTGGACCCTTCGTTTGCTGAACGTTACGCCCCGGACAAGACAAGCACGGTGGTGAGCAAGCACAGCCAGCCAGCCACACCAACCCCCATGCAGAACCGCAGCTCCATCGTGCAGGCAGCCCAGCAAACCCCAGAAGGGTCTGGCCGCACACCCCTCTGCTACAAGTGCAACAAGGTCATCAG gggaCGCTACCTCGTGGCCCTGGGACATTATTACCACCCCGAGGAGTTCATCTGCTGCCAGTGTAGGAAGGTGTTGGATGAAGGTGGCTTCTTTGAGGAGAAAGGCTCCATCTTCTGCCCCAAGTGCTATGACACGCGCTACGCACCCAGCTGTGCCAAGTGCAAGAAGAAGATCACTGGG GAGGTCATGCATGCACTGAAGATGACCTGGCACGTGCAGTGTTTCACATGTGCTGCCTGCAAAACTCCCATCCGCAACCGTGCTTTCTACATGGAGGAGGGACAGCCCTACTGTGAGAGAG ACTATGAGAAGATGTTTGGCACCAAGTGCCGTGGCTGTGACTTCAAGATCGATGCTGGGGACCGGTTCCTGGAGGCGCTGGGGTTCAGCTGGCACGACACGTGCTTCGTCTGTGCG ATCTGCCAGACTAACCTGGAAGGGAAGACCTTCTACTCCAAGAAGGACAAGCCACTCTGCAAGAGCCATGCTTTCTCCCACGTGTGA
- the PDLIM7 gene encoding PDZ and LIM domain protein 7 isoform X9 — translation MGDMESYKVMLNGPAPWGFRLQGGKDFSMPLSISRLTPGGKAAQAGVGVGDWVLYIDGESTSSMTHIEAQNRIRACGDRLCLTLSRAQNNLGKPQKHRPQQNSSALRVRLSSEPTARAGDETRDVRAPGAHLHPPAQWVLSLDNQVSVPDPSLGAAMKTEPGLAPRTPAATPGPASRPPWAVDPSFAERYAPDKTSTVVSKHSQPATPTPMQNRSSIVQAAQQTPEGSGRTPLCYKCNKVIRGRYLVALGHYYHPEEFICCQCRKVLDEGGFFEEKGSIFCPKCYDTRYAPSCAKCKKKITGEVMHALKMTWHVQCFTCAACKTPIRNRAFYMEEGQPYCERDYEKMFGTKCRGCDFKIDAGDRFLEALGFSWHDTCFVCAICQTNLEGKTFYSKKDKPLCKSHAFSHV, via the exons ATGGGTGACATGGAGTCCTACAAGGTGATGCTGAATGGACCGGCGCCCTGGGGCttcaggctgcagggagggaaggatttCAGCATGCCACTCTCCATCTCCAGG CTGACACCGGGTGGGAAAGCGGCCCAGGCTGGCGTGGGAGTGGGTGACTGGGTGCTGTACATCGACGGGGAGAGCACCAGCTCCATGACACACATCGAAGCCCAGAACAGGATCCGTGCCTGTGGGGACAGGCTCTGCCTCACCCTGAGCAG AGCCCAGAACAACCTGGGGAAGCCACAGAAG CACCGCCCTCAACAAAACAGCTCGGCCCTTCGGGTCCGGCTCTCCTCCGAACCCACAGCCCGGGCTGGTGACGAAACCCGTGACGTACGCGCCCCCGGCGCCCACCTGCACCCCCCAGCACAATGG GTGCTGAGCCTTGACAA CCAGGTCTCTGTGCCAGACCCTTCCCTGGGAGCAGCAATGAAGACTGAGCCAGGACTGG CCCCCAGGacccctgctgccacccctggACCTGCCAGTCGCCCACCCTGGGCTGTGGACCCTTCGTTTGCTGAACGTTACGCCCCGGACAAGACAAGCACGGTGGTGAGCAAGCACAGCCAGCCAGCCACACCAACCCCCATGCAGAACCGCAGCTCCATCGTGCAGGCAGCCCAGCAAACCCCAGAAGGGTCTGGCCGCACACCCCTCTGCTACAAGTGCAACAAGGTCATCAG gggaCGCTACCTCGTGGCCCTGGGACATTATTACCACCCCGAGGAGTTCATCTGCTGCCAGTGTAGGAAGGTGTTGGATGAAGGTGGCTTCTTTGAGGAGAAAGGCTCCATCTTCTGCCCCAAGTGCTATGACACGCGCTACGCACCCAGCTGTGCCAAGTGCAAGAAGAAGATCACTGGG GAGGTCATGCATGCACTGAAGATGACCTGGCACGTGCAGTGTTTCACATGTGCTGCCTGCAAAACTCCCATCCGCAACCGTGCTTTCTACATGGAGGAGGGACAGCCCTACTGTGAGAGAG ACTATGAGAAGATGTTTGGCACCAAGTGCCGTGGCTGTGACTTCAAGATCGATGCTGGGGACCGGTTCCTGGAGGCGCTGGGGTTCAGCTGGCACGACACGTGCTTCGTCTGTGCG ATCTGCCAGACTAACCTGGAAGGGAAGACCTTCTACTCCAAGAAGGACAAGCCACTCTGCAAGAGCCATGCTTTCTCCCACGTGTGA
- the PDLIM7 gene encoding PDZ and LIM domain protein 7 isoform X5, with protein MGDMESYKVMLNGPAPWGFRLQGGKDFSMPLSISRLTPGGKAAQAGVGVGDWVLYIDGESTSSMTHIEAQNRIRACGDRLCLTLSRAQNNLGKPQKHRPQQNSSALRVRLSSEPTARAGDETRDVRAPGAHLHPPAQWVLSLDKQPPQLVEPPSTPVYDPLKLRMIEDAEDWQPRTGTSQSRSFLKLARLTGTDGLEDHEDVFVKKPRDAHGSVWGTGEQWQPPQVVEPPSTPVCDPVKLRLIEDAEDWQPRTGTSQSRSFRKLARLTGTDSLEGGEDELDKKPRDACGPDWGTSEQWQPPQPLESPSTPVYDPGKLRLIEDAEDWKPSAWTSQSRSFRKLARLVGADSMEDHEDELDKNPSQVSVPDPSLGAAMKTEPGLAPRTPAATPGPASRPPWAVDPSFAERYAPDKTSTVVSKHSQPATPTPMQNRSSIVQAAQQTPEGSGRTPLCYKCNKVIRGRYLVALGHYYHPEEFICCQCRKVLDEGGFFEEKGSIFCPKCYDTRYAPSCAKCKKKITGEVMHALKMTWHVQCFTCAACKTPIRNRAFYMEEGQPYCERDYEKMFGTKCRGCDFKIDAGDRFLEALGFSWHDTCFVCAICQTNLEGKTFYSKKDKPLCKSHAFSHV; from the exons ATGGGTGACATGGAGTCCTACAAGGTGATGCTGAATGGACCGGCGCCCTGGGGCttcaggctgcagggagggaaggatttCAGCATGCCACTCTCCATCTCCAGG CTGACACCGGGTGGGAAAGCGGCCCAGGCTGGCGTGGGAGTGGGTGACTGGGTGCTGTACATCGACGGGGAGAGCACCAGCTCCATGACACACATCGAAGCCCAGAACAGGATCCGTGCCTGTGGGGACAGGCTCTGCCTCACCCTGAGCAG AGCCCAGAACAACCTGGGGAAGCCACAGAAG CACCGCCCTCAACAAAACAGCTCGGCCCTTCGGGTCCGGCTCTCCTCCGAACCCACAGCCCGGGCTGGTGACGAAACCCGTGACGTACGCGCCCCCGGCGCCCACCTGCACCCCCCAGCACAATGG GTGCTGAGCCTTGACAA GCAGCCCCCACAGCTGGTGGAGCCCCCCAGCACTCCTGTTTACGACCCCCTGAAGTTGCGGATGATAGAGGACGCTGAGGACTGGCAGCCCCGCACCGGGACCTCCCAGTCCCGCTCCTTCCTCAAACTGGCCCGGCTGACGGGCACAGATGGCT TGGAGGATCACGAGGATGTGTTTGTTAAAAAGCCGAG GGATGCCCATGGGTCCGTCTGGGGCACAGGGGAGCAGTG GCAGCCCCCGCAAGTGGTggagccccccagcacccctgtgTGTGACCCTGTGAAGTTGCGGCTGATAGAGGATGCTGAGGACTGGCAGCCCCGCACCGGGACCTCCCAGTCCCGCTCCTTCCGCAAACTGGCCCGGCTGACGGGCACAGACAGCT TGGAAGGTGGTGAGGATGAGCTTGATAAAAAGCCGAG GGATGCCTGTGGGCCTGACTGGGGCACGAGTGAGCAGTG GCAGCCCCCACAGCCACTGGAGTCCCCCAGCACCCCGGTGTATGACCCTGGGAAGTTGCGGCTGATAGAGGATGCTGAGGACTGGAAGCCCAGTGCCTGGACCTCCCAGTCCCGCTCCTTCCGCAAACTGGCCCGGCTGGTGGGCGCAGACAGCA TGGAAGATCATGAGGATGAGCTTGATAAAAACCCGAG CCAGGTCTCTGTGCCAGACCCTTCCCTGGGAGCAGCAATGAAGACTGAGCCAGGACTGG CCCCCAGGacccctgctgccacccctggACCTGCCAGTCGCCCACCCTGGGCTGTGGACCCTTCGTTTGCTGAACGTTACGCCCCGGACAAGACAAGCACGGTGGTGAGCAAGCACAGCCAGCCAGCCACACCAACCCCCATGCAGAACCGCAGCTCCATCGTGCAGGCAGCCCAGCAAACCCCAGAAGGGTCTGGCCGCACACCCCTCTGCTACAAGTGCAACAAGGTCATCAG gggaCGCTACCTCGTGGCCCTGGGACATTATTACCACCCCGAGGAGTTCATCTGCTGCCAGTGTAGGAAGGTGTTGGATGAAGGTGGCTTCTTTGAGGAGAAAGGCTCCATCTTCTGCCCCAAGTGCTATGACACGCGCTACGCACCCAGCTGTGCCAAGTGCAAGAAGAAGATCACTGGG GAGGTCATGCATGCACTGAAGATGACCTGGCACGTGCAGTGTTTCACATGTGCTGCCTGCAAAACTCCCATCCGCAACCGTGCTTTCTACATGGAGGAGGGACAGCCCTACTGTGAGAGAG ACTATGAGAAGATGTTTGGCACCAAGTGCCGTGGCTGTGACTTCAAGATCGATGCTGGGGACCGGTTCCTGGAGGCGCTGGGGTTCAGCTGGCACGACACGTGCTTCGTCTGTGCG ATCTGCCAGACTAACCTGGAAGGGAAGACCTTCTACTCCAAGAAGGACAAGCCACTCTGCAAGAGCCATGCTTTCTCCCACGTGTGA
- the PDLIM7 gene encoding PDZ and LIM domain protein 7 isoform X1: MGDMESYKVMLNGPAPWGFRLQGGKDFSMPLSISRLTPGGKAAQAGVGVGDWVLYIDGESTSSMTHIEAQNRIRACGDRLCLTLSRAQNNLGKPQKHRPQQNSSALRVRLSSEPTARAGDETRDVRAPGAHLHPPAQWVLSLDKQPPQLVEPPSTPVYDPLKLRMIEDAEDWQPRTGTSQSRSFLKLARLTGTDGLEDHEDVFVKKPRDAHGSVWGTGEQWQPPQVVEPPSTPVCDPVKLRLIEDAEDWQPRTGTSQSRSFRKLARLTGTDSLEGGEDELDKKPRDACGPDWGTSEQWQPPQPLESPSTPVYDPGKLRLIEDAEDWKPSAWTSQSRSFRKLARLVGADSMEDHEDELDKNPRDAHGSVWGTGEQWQPPQVVEPPSTPVCDPGKLRLIEDAEDWQPRTGTSQSRSFRKLARLTGTDGLEDHEDVFVKKPSQVSVPDPSLGAAMKTEPGLAPRTPAATPGPASRPPWAVDPSFAERYAPDKTSTVVSKHSQPATPTPMQNRSSIVQAAQQTPEGSGRTPLCYKCNKVIRGRYLVALGHYYHPEEFICCQCRKVLDEGGFFEEKGSIFCPKCYDTRYAPSCAKCKKKITGEVMHALKMTWHVQCFTCAACKTPIRNRAFYMEEGQPYCERDYEKMFGTKCRGCDFKIDAGDRFLEALGFSWHDTCFVCAICQTNLEGKTFYSKKDKPLCKSHAFSHV, translated from the exons ATGGGTGACATGGAGTCCTACAAGGTGATGCTGAATGGACCGGCGCCCTGGGGCttcaggctgcagggagggaaggatttCAGCATGCCACTCTCCATCTCCAGG CTGACACCGGGTGGGAAAGCGGCCCAGGCTGGCGTGGGAGTGGGTGACTGGGTGCTGTACATCGACGGGGAGAGCACCAGCTCCATGACACACATCGAAGCCCAGAACAGGATCCGTGCCTGTGGGGACAGGCTCTGCCTCACCCTGAGCAG AGCCCAGAACAACCTGGGGAAGCCACAGAAG CACCGCCCTCAACAAAACAGCTCGGCCCTTCGGGTCCGGCTCTCCTCCGAACCCACAGCCCGGGCTGGTGACGAAACCCGTGACGTACGCGCCCCCGGCGCCCACCTGCACCCCCCAGCACAATGG GTGCTGAGCCTTGACAA GCAGCCCCCACAGCTGGTGGAGCCCCCCAGCACTCCTGTTTACGACCCCCTGAAGTTGCGGATGATAGAGGACGCTGAGGACTGGCAGCCCCGCACCGGGACCTCCCAGTCCCGCTCCTTCCTCAAACTGGCCCGGCTGACGGGCACAGATGGCT TGGAGGATCACGAGGATGTGTTTGTTAAAAAGCCGAG GGATGCCCATGGGTCCGTCTGGGGCACAGGGGAGCAGTG GCAGCCCCCGCAAGTGGTggagccccccagcacccctgtgTGTGACCCTGTGAAGTTGCGGCTGATAGAGGATGCTGAGGACTGGCAGCCCCGCACCGGGACCTCCCAGTCCCGCTCCTTCCGCAAACTGGCCCGGCTGACGGGCACAGACAGCT TGGAAGGTGGTGAGGATGAGCTTGATAAAAAGCCGAG GGATGCCTGTGGGCCTGACTGGGGCACGAGTGAGCAGTG GCAGCCCCCACAGCCACTGGAGTCCCCCAGCACCCCGGTGTATGACCCTGGGAAGTTGCGGCTGATAGAGGATGCTGAGGACTGGAAGCCCAGTGCCTGGACCTCCCAGTCCCGCTCCTTCCGCAAACTGGCCCGGCTGGTGGGCGCAGACAGCA TGGAAGATCATGAGGATGAGCTTGATAAAAACCCGAG GGATGCCCATGGGTCCGTCTGGGGCACAGGGGAGCAGTG GCAGCCCCCGCAAGTGGTggagccccccagcacccctgtgTGTGACCCCGGGAAGTTGCGGCTGATAGAGGATGCTGAGGACTGGCAGCCCCGCACCGGGACCTCCCAGTCCCGCTCCTTCCGCAAACTGGCCCGGCTGACGGGCACAGACGGCT TGGAGGATCATGAGGATGTGTTTGTTAAAAAGCCGAG CCAGGTCTCTGTGCCAGACCCTTCCCTGGGAGCAGCAATGAAGACTGAGCCAGGACTGG CCCCCAGGacccctgctgccacccctggACCTGCCAGTCGCCCACCCTGGGCTGTGGACCCTTCGTTTGCTGAACGTTACGCCCCGGACAAGACAAGCACGGTGGTGAGCAAGCACAGCCAGCCAGCCACACCAACCCCCATGCAGAACCGCAGCTCCATCGTGCAGGCAGCCCAGCAAACCCCAGAAGGGTCTGGCCGCACACCCCTCTGCTACAAGTGCAACAAGGTCATCAG gggaCGCTACCTCGTGGCCCTGGGACATTATTACCACCCCGAGGAGTTCATCTGCTGCCAGTGTAGGAAGGTGTTGGATGAAGGTGGCTTCTTTGAGGAGAAAGGCTCCATCTTCTGCCCCAAGTGCTATGACACGCGCTACGCACCCAGCTGTGCCAAGTGCAAGAAGAAGATCACTGGG GAGGTCATGCATGCACTGAAGATGACCTGGCACGTGCAGTGTTTCACATGTGCTGCCTGCAAAACTCCCATCCGCAACCGTGCTTTCTACATGGAGGAGGGACAGCCCTACTGTGAGAGAG ACTATGAGAAGATGTTTGGCACCAAGTGCCGTGGCTGTGACTTCAAGATCGATGCTGGGGACCGGTTCCTGGAGGCGCTGGGGTTCAGCTGGCACGACACGTGCTTCGTCTGTGCG ATCTGCCAGACTAACCTGGAAGGGAAGACCTTCTACTCCAAGAAGGACAAGCCACTCTGCAAGAGCCATGCTTTCTCCCACGTGTGA